Proteins from a single region of Companilactobacillus farciminis KCTC 3681 = DSM 20184:
- a CDS encoding helix-turn-helix domain-containing protein — translation MKIGEKIRQLRKENNLTQQQLADKLFVTPQAVSKWENNLVIPTTDKISDLAQIFQVDIQYFFDDKNVQTDNKKWQLLWLNAIYYFVTLVAIYTFSPKINHNFFSMIVSTIIFFTVLVILIVFFHKYQIKYLYRYALAFGFFDVLWFICIAAVFILK, via the coding sequence ATGAAAATTGGCGAAAAAATCAGACAGTTACGTAAAGAAAATAATCTGACTCAGCAACAATTAGCTGATAAGTTGTTTGTTACCCCTCAAGCTGTTTCTAAATGGGAAAATAATCTCGTAATTCCAACTACTGACAAAATATCTGACTTAGCTCAAATCTTTCAAGTTGATATTCAATATTTTTTCGACGATAAAAATGTGCAAACTGACAACAAAAAATGGCAATTATTGTGGTTAAATGCAATCTATTACTTTGTCACTTTGGTTGCAATTTATACTTTCAGTCCTAAAATCAATCACAATTTTTTTAGTATGATCGTCAGTACCATAATTTTCTTTACTGTACTGGTTATATTGATTGTTTTCTTCCATAAATACCAAATCAAATATTTATACCGTTATGCACTGGCTTTTGGATTTTTTGATGTGCTTTGGTTCATCTGCATTGCAGCAGTCTTCATCTTAAAATAA
- a CDS encoding Tex family protein, giving the protein MATKEAENKMVDLVKPVHQQLNQYRVQQIQAVLSLLDEGNTVPFIARYRKERTGTLDEVAIREIEDETHRLMKLNQRRQDVLKLIQEQGKLTPELKQKLEQATVLQQVEDLYLPYKQKRRTKATIAKEAGLEPLAKWLLTFPNGNLDKKAQDFIDAKKDLPDLAAVWAGVHEILAENFSERADFREWIRQYTWQNGELTSKLKRGAKEKDEQAVYETYYDFQQKLKQIPPYRILAINRGEKEKILTVGISIDATQILRHGHSKLVGRNRGLAVEKIDAAFEDSYKRFLGPAIERELRRQLSEKADNHAIQVFGNNLYHLLMQAPLKGKVVMGFDPAYRTGCKLAIIDANGRFLTKQVIYPHKPASEKQRASAAPEFKKLLEKYHVQMIAIGNGTASRESEEFVSGILKTIKQPIYYVIVNEAGASVYSASANARAEFADLHVEERSAISIGRRLQDPLAELIKVDPKAIGVGQYQHDVPEKALDEQLDRVVETAVNQVGVNVNTASPELLTHISGLTATTAKNIVKFRNENGSFTDRQSLKSVPRLGPKAYQQAVGFLRIIGGSDPLDNTDIHPESYSATRELLKSIDETPQAVGTPKLQQQLTQLNQEQSAQQLNIGVATLTDIIAGLSKPGRDLRDSMPAPLLRQDVLTMADLKPGMELQGTVRNVIDFGAFVDIGVKQDGLVHISQLSDHFVSDPSTVVTIGDIVTVWVLSVDENRNRIQLTMKKQNK; this is encoded by the coding sequence ATGGCAACTAAAGAAGCAGAAAACAAAATGGTGGATTTGGTAAAACCAGTTCATCAACAATTGAATCAATATCGCGTTCAACAGATTCAAGCGGTCTTGAGTTTATTAGATGAAGGAAACACAGTTCCTTTTATTGCTCGTTATCGAAAAGAACGTACGGGAACTTTGGACGAAGTGGCGATCCGAGAAATTGAAGATGAGACACATCGTTTGATGAAACTTAACCAAAGACGCCAAGATGTTCTAAAACTGATTCAGGAACAAGGCAAGTTAACACCTGAGCTCAAGCAGAAATTAGAACAAGCAACGGTATTGCAACAAGTTGAAGATCTCTATCTTCCTTACAAGCAAAAACGTCGGACTAAGGCTACGATTGCTAAAGAAGCTGGTTTGGAACCCTTAGCTAAATGGTTGTTAACTTTTCCAAATGGAAACTTAGACAAAAAGGCTCAAGATTTTATCGATGCCAAGAAAGATTTGCCTGATTTAGCAGCAGTTTGGGCTGGAGTACACGAAATATTGGCCGAAAACTTCAGTGAACGAGCTGATTTCAGAGAATGGATCAGACAATATACTTGGCAAAATGGTGAATTGACTAGCAAATTAAAACGTGGCGCTAAAGAAAAAGACGAACAAGCAGTTTATGAAACTTATTACGACTTCCAACAAAAATTAAAACAAATCCCACCTTATCGAATCCTTGCCATCAATCGTGGTGAAAAGGAAAAGATTTTGACCGTAGGAATTTCTATCGATGCAACACAGATTTTACGTCACGGACATTCTAAATTAGTCGGTCGTAATCGTGGGTTAGCGGTTGAAAAAATCGATGCAGCTTTTGAAGACTCTTACAAGCGTTTCCTAGGACCAGCTATCGAACGTGAATTACGTCGTCAATTATCAGAGAAAGCTGATAACCATGCTATTCAAGTCTTTGGAAATAACTTGTACCACCTTCTGATGCAAGCACCTTTGAAGGGTAAAGTTGTGATGGGCTTTGACCCTGCTTATCGAACAGGATGTAAATTAGCGATTATCGATGCCAATGGTCGTTTCTTGACTAAACAAGTGATTTATCCTCACAAGCCAGCTAGTGAAAAACAACGAGCATCGGCAGCACCTGAGTTTAAAAAGCTGTTAGAAAAGTATCACGTTCAAATGATAGCTATTGGAAATGGTACTGCCAGTCGTGAATCAGAGGAGTTCGTCAGTGGAATTTTAAAGACTATTAAGCAACCAATTTATTATGTTATCGTCAATGAAGCAGGGGCCTCAGTTTATTCCGCCAGTGCTAATGCCAGAGCGGAGTTTGCTGATTTGCATGTTGAAGAACGTTCCGCAATTAGTATTGGGCGTCGTTTGCAAGATCCGTTGGCTGAATTGATCAAAGTTGATCCTAAAGCAATCGGTGTCGGTCAATATCAACACGATGTTCCTGAAAAAGCTCTAGACGAACAACTAGATCGAGTCGTTGAAACAGCGGTCAACCAAGTTGGTGTTAACGTTAATACGGCCAGCCCAGAGTTATTGACACATATTTCAGGCTTGACAGCGACAACAGCTAAAAACATCGTCAAATTTAGAAACGAAAATGGCTCATTCACCGACAGACAGTCATTGAAGTCAGTTCCACGTTTAGGTCCCAAAGCCTATCAACAAGCGGTCGGTTTCTTGAGAATTATTGGTGGAAGTGATCCGTTGGATAATACTGATATTCATCCGGAAAGCTATTCTGCTACTAGAGAATTGTTGAAGAGTATTGATGAAACACCACAAGCAGTGGGAACTCCAAAATTACAACAGCAATTAACTCAATTGAATCAGGAACAATCTGCTCAACAGTTAAATATCGGTGTAGCTACTTTAACTGATATTATTGCTGGCTTGAGTAAGCCCGGTCGTGACTTGCGTGACAGTATGCCAGCACCATTGCTTCGTCAAGATGTTTTAACGATGGCTGATTTGAAACCAGGGATGGAACTTCAAGGTACGGTTCGTAATGTAATTGACTTTGGGGCATTCGTTGATATTGGTGTTAAGCAAGACGGTTTAGTGCATATTTCACAATTATCCGATCATTTTGTTAGTGATCCTAGTACCGTGGTGACGATCGGCGATATCGTGACAGTTTGGGTTTTGAGTGTGGACGAGAATCGCAATCGAATTCAATTAACGATGAAAAAGCAAAATAAATAG
- a CDS encoding type 1 glutamine amidotransferase domain-containing protein: MTKALIVVTNTAKLPTINRATGLWLSEATHFNKVMKDNNIDVDYVSPNGGYVPIDPGSLAPDSMDETNWSFYNEEKYRDQVLGQSPSAKQVDPKNYDIIYFAGGHGVMWDFPENKTLGEIAKTIYDRGGIVSAVCHGVVGLLSMKDNEGNSWINGKNLTGFTNEEEDINKLTDAVPFLTEEALKNAGANHTKTAAYTENVVADGRLVTGQNPQSAHGVGEAVIDLLA; encoded by the coding sequence ATGACAAAAGCATTGATCGTAGTAACTAATACTGCAAAATTACCAACTATTAATCGAGCAACAGGTTTATGGTTAAGTGAGGCGACTCATTTTAACAAAGTAATGAAGGATAATAATATCGATGTCGATTACGTTAGCCCTAATGGTGGATACGTTCCCATCGATCCTGGTAGTTTAGCACCTGATTCAATGGATGAAACTAATTGGAGTTTTTATAATGAAGAGAAATATCGTGATCAAGTTTTGGGGCAATCACCTTCAGCAAAGCAAGTTGATCCCAAAAATTATGACATTATTTACTTTGCGGGTGGCCACGGTGTGATGTGGGACTTCCCTGAAAATAAAACACTAGGTGAAATCGCTAAAACTATTTACGACCGTGGTGGCATCGTTTCGGCAGTCTGTCACGGAGTAGTTGGTTTGCTTTCAATGAAGGATAATGAAGGTAATTCTTGGATCAATGGTAAGAACCTAACTGGTTTTACTAATGAAGAGGAAGACATTAACAAGTTGACTGATGCTGTACCATTCTTGACTGAGGAAGCTTTGAAGAATGCTGGTGCTAATCACACTAAAACAGCAGCTTATACAGAAAATGTTGTTGCTGATGGACGTTTAGTTACCGGACAAAATCCTCAATCCGCACATGGAGTTGGGGAAGCTGTTATTGATTTGCTAGCTTAA